CAGGCCGCGCCAACTGCCCCAACTGCGGCGGCCACCTGGCCAACATCGGCAGCGGCCTGCGCGAATGCGAACAATGCGGCTTTCTGGCTAAAAATAACCCACAAGAGGACACACAAACCATGCAGATTGACACCCGTGAACCGTCACCGCAAAACCCCGCCGCCACGCCGCAACCGATGCCCACCGCCGGCCGCCGCGACGTGCTGCCCGAGGTCATCGCCGACCTGCAGTCCCGCGACGCACTCGGCCGCCAAAAATACGGCACCACCCTGCAGACCCATAACGGTCGCGATCCGCTGATGGACGCCTACCAGGAGCAGCTCGATCACTGTATGTACCTCAAGCAAGCGCTCATGGAGCGAGGCACTCCCGAGGTTGTCTACAACTGGCCCGCGGTCAAGTTTTCCCAGACCAACAGCCAGGCCGACCAGTTCGCGCACATCCTCAGCGAGATCGACGAAATCAACGAGATCGGCCCGTTTTTTGGCCCACTGCTGCATATGGAGCTCGCCGATCTGCACCACAGTATCGAGACCTACTGGCGCATCGCTGCCAAACGCTACGGCCAGGAGCACATCGACGCAATCTTTCAAGCCGTCGAGAACAAAAACCGCGCCCGCGGTTACTATGACATCGCCACAGAGGCCGCACCGTGCCCCGGCCTCGACGGTCCCTATGGGCACATGCCCTACGGAGGAGGTGCGGAATGATCCTGGTCACGCCATCGGTCGAGGTCCTACACATCACAGAACGTCCCCTGCACCTCATCGAGGCCGCCGGGCGCACCTGCTACAAAAGCCAAGCCCATCCGATCACCATCACCACCGCCGGCCAGTTCGCGCAGATGCTGGTCCGGCGTGGCCACGAGTCGGTCCTCGAACACGCCCACGCCACCCTGCGCATCGTCTGCGATCGCGGCGTGTCCCACGAGATCGTCCGCCACCGTCTGGCCAGCTACAGCCAGGAGAGCACCCGGTATTGCGATTACACCAGAGGTCACGTGACATTTATCATCCCGCCGTGGGTGGATGTTGATCCTGACGTTGTCGATATGACTGTTCCGGACGCCGATGCGGGGCTAGCCCTCTTGGCGCAGCAGCCGCAGGATTATGGCTGGCTGCTGGCGTGCTCTTATGCGGAGCAAACGTATCGATCCCTGCGCCAGGACGGATGGACGCCCGAGCAGGCCCGCACCGTGCTGCCCAACAGCCTCAAAACCGAGATTGTCATGACGGCCAACCTGCGCCAGTGGCGGCATTTTTTTACGTTGCGCACCGCCCCGGCGGCCCATCCCCAGATGCGCGAGTTGGCCGACTTGGCCCTGGCCGCCCTGCGCGAGCAAATCCCCGTAGTGTTTGACGACATCGAGGCCGGCCATGGCTCCCGATGAGCTGATCATCTACATCGTGCGGCATTTTGACAGCCGCTACCTGGTGCCGCTGTCGGAGCAATACGCCGCCGATGCCTGGAACGCAGCCATGCGCCGGGCCATCCAGCACCGCGCGACCGTGGCGACAGGTAACGAAACAAGGAGAAGCCATGCCCATCAGAACCTATGAAATCCGGCTAGAGATCTACGCCACGGTCCACCTGCCCCTACCCGATGACGGTGAGGACCGTAACTGCTGTGACATCGACGACGCCGTCACGGACCGCGACGCTATAGAGGCTGCTATATCAGGTGCTATTTCACAGCGCCGCGAGGTGTTTGTTTTCGGTGAGGATAAAGACCCGGCACAGGTGTTTATTGACCTGGATTTGACCAACGACATGCACATCGAGGGGTGCGAGGATGAATAAACATAACGACCCGACCATGGCCGCAAACATGCTCGAACGCGTCGAGGCCACCCAAACGGCGCTGCGGAAAATAATTGCCACCCTGGTCGATCTGATGGAGCGATCCGATATGGAAGAATTCGGCGAAGCGTGCCAGCCGGTCACGAATGGCGAATGGTTCGGCGCCATCGAGGAGGCAAAGGCCGTTATAGCCTCCGCACCAAAAACCAAAAAGATCGGGTTCAGATGCATATATTGCGGCCAGGAGTTTTCGACAGTGGAGGCGTGCAATGTCTGCGAAAAAAGCCACCTGTAAATC
This portion of the Syntrophotalea acetylenica genome encodes:
- the thyX gene encoding FAD-dependent thymidylate synthase, coding for MILVTPSVEVLHITERPLHLIEAAGRTCYKSQAHPITITTAGQFAQMLVRRGHESVLEHAHATLRIVCDRGVSHEIVRHRLASYSQESTRYCDYTRGHVTFIIPPWVDVDPDVVDMTVPDADAGLALLAQQPQDYGWLLACSYAEQTYRSLRQDGWTPEQARTVLPNSLKTEIVMTANLRQWRHFFTLRTAPAAHPQMRELADLALAALREQIPVVFDDIEAGHGSR